The following proteins come from a genomic window of Varunaivibrio sulfuroxidans:
- a CDS encoding DHA2 family efflux MFS transporter permease subunit: protein MSVATRLAPNGEPSRPLITISIMLATVMQVIDTTIANVALPHMQGSLSATQDQIAWVLTSYIVAAAIMTPPTGFLAARFGRKRIFLAAVAGFTVASMLCGMATSLTEIVFFRLLQGVFGASLVPLSQAVLLDTYPRERHGSAMAIWGMGIMVGPILGPTLGGYLTEFYNWRSVFFINLPFGILAFLGILTFVPETGQNRTRPFDWYGFALLSTAIGALQLMLDRGVSQDWFSSGEIIIETFLAAICFYMFVVHILTADRPFLEPGLFRDRNLVSGLFFIFVIGIVLLATIALLPPFLQTLMGYPVLTIGLVLAPRGIGTMVAMMIVGRIIARVDPRYLIGLGLTLTSFSLWEMAAFNMDIGAWDVVRTGLVQGFGLGFVFVPLSTLTFATLQPHYRNEGTALFSLVRNLGSSIGISIVVSQLARNTQINHAVIGESVTAFNPALKWANTAHFWNLDTLRGLLALNGEVTRQALTIAYLNDFKLMMFVTLMVFPVLFLLRNPKHKPE from the coding sequence ATGTCCGTCGCCACCCGCCTCGCCCCGAATGGAGAGCCGTCGCGCCCCCTGATCACCATATCGATCATGTTGGCCACCGTGATGCAGGTCATCGACACCACGATCGCCAACGTCGCCCTGCCCCATATGCAAGGCAGCCTTTCGGCGACCCAAGACCAAATCGCGTGGGTGTTGACCTCCTATATCGTGGCGGCGGCGATCATGACCCCACCAACGGGGTTTTTGGCGGCGCGGTTCGGGCGTAAGCGCATATTCCTGGCCGCCGTCGCCGGGTTCACTGTCGCCTCTATGCTGTGCGGCATGGCTACATCGCTTACGGAAATCGTTTTCTTCCGCCTGCTGCAAGGGGTGTTCGGCGCCAGCCTCGTCCCCCTGTCGCAGGCGGTTCTTCTGGACACCTACCCGCGTGAGCGCCACGGCTCCGCTATGGCGATTTGGGGCATGGGGATCATGGTCGGCCCGATTTTAGGGCCGACCCTGGGCGGATATCTCACCGAATTTTACAATTGGCGCAGCGTCTTCTTCATCAATCTTCCGTTCGGCATTCTGGCGTTTCTCGGCATCCTGACGTTCGTTCCCGAAACCGGACAGAACCGCACCCGACCCTTCGATTGGTACGGCTTCGCTTTGCTCAGCACCGCCATCGGCGCCCTGCAGCTCATGCTTGATCGTGGCGTCTCGCAAGATTGGTTTTCCTCCGGGGAAATCATCATCGAAACGTTCCTCGCCGCCATCTGTTTTTACATGTTCGTCGTTCACATTTTGACCGCCGACAGACCATTCCTCGAACCGGGCCTGTTCCGCGATCGCAATCTGGTCTCCGGGCTGTTCTTCATTTTCGTGATCGGCATCGTTCTCCTGGCGACAATAGCCCTGCTGCCGCCGTTCCTTCAAACCTTGATGGGCTATCCGGTGCTGACCATCGGCCTCGTCCTGGCCCCCCGCGGGATCGGCACGATGGTTGCGATGATGATCGTCGGGCGCATCATCGCGCGCGTCGATCCGCGTTACTTGATCGGTCTCGGGCTTACTTTGACGTCGTTTTCCCTTTGGGAAATGGCCGCCTTCAACATGGATATCGGCGCTTGGGATGTCGTTCGCACGGGGCTCGTCCAAGGTTTTGGCCTGGGCTTCGTCTTCGTTCCCCTAAGCACCCTGACGTTCGCCACCTTACAGCCCCATTACCGCAACGAGGGCACGGCGTTGTTCAGCCTGGTGCGCAACCTGGGCAGCAGCATCGGTATCTCCATCGTCGTCAGTCAGTTGGCCCGCAACACGCAAATCAACCACGCCGTGATCGGAGAGTCCGTTACCGCCTTCAACCCCGCGCTAAAATGGGCCAACACCGCGCATTTTTGGAATCTGGATACATTGCGGGGGTTGCTCGCCCTCAATGGGGAAGTCACTCGACAGGCCTTGACGATCGCTTACCTTAACGATTTTAAATTGATGATGTTCGTCACCCTCATGGTTTTTCCGGTCTTGTTTTTGTTACGCAACCCCAAACACAAACCGGAGTGA
- a CDS encoding HlyD family secretion protein — protein sequence MTTNPTSDSPSATSPRNAPSADLAGDEAATQTQAKPSSKRRIFRRIALYLIPAIVIVGGVSFYFSQGRYISTENAYIKADKVDISTQVSGPLLSVNVRENQDVKKGDILFRIDPAPFKVALERSEAELARARSAIATLRADYQRMEAERKLAQVNLAYARKVFDRQSRLAKTNVVSVTALDAARHDLNVARQQRDVVKQQEAGIVASLNGDPKTPTENIPSFQAARAARDQAALELSHTDVKAPFDGIASQVPQVGQFVATGTPVMSLISRRNVWVEANFKETDLTNVHALQPATITIDTYPGRTWKARVQSISPGTGAVYSVLPAQNATGNWVKVVQRIAVRIALLPETGAPPLRAGMSAVVTIDTGVRRTLGSLLSDLGLTSNKRADRS from the coding sequence ATGACCACGAATCCCACGTCCGACTCCCCTTCGGCGACGTCTCCACGAAATGCCCCGAGCGCCGATCTCGCAGGGGATGAGGCGGCGACACAGACCCAGGCCAAGCCTTCGTCCAAGCGGCGTATTTTCAGGCGTATCGCATTATACCTTATTCCCGCGATCGTGATTGTGGGCGGGGTGTCCTTCTATTTTTCCCAGGGCCGCTATATCAGCACCGAAAACGCCTATATCAAAGCCGATAAAGTCGATATCAGCACACAGGTCTCCGGCCCCCTGCTTTCCGTCAACGTCCGCGAAAACCAGGACGTTAAAAAGGGCGATATTCTGTTTCGCATCGACCCCGCGCCGTTCAAGGTCGCCCTTGAGCGCAGCGAAGCCGAACTGGCTCGGGCGCGCAGCGCCATCGCGACGCTAAGGGCCGATTATCAGCGCATGGAGGCCGAACGCAAACTGGCCCAGGTTAATCTTGCTTACGCCCGAAAGGTCTTCGATCGCCAATCCCGCCTCGCCAAGACCAATGTGGTCTCGGTGACGGCGCTGGACGCCGCGCGCCATGACCTAAACGTCGCCCGGCAGCAACGCGACGTCGTCAAACAGCAAGAGGCGGGCATTGTCGCCAGTCTGAACGGCGACCCGAAGACCCCGACCGAGAACATTCCCAGCTTTCAAGCGGCCCGGGCCGCCCGCGATCAAGCCGCTCTGGAATTGAGCCATACCGATGTCAAGGCCCCGTTCGACGGCATCGCGAGCCAAGTCCCCCAAGTCGGTCAGTTCGTCGCCACCGGGACCCCCGTCATGAGCCTGATCTCAAGGCGCAACGTGTGGGTCGAGGCGAATTTCAAGGAAACCGACCTGACCAACGTTCACGCGCTTCAACCGGCGACGATCACCATCGACACCTATCCCGGGCGCACCTGGAAGGCCCGGGTGCAAAGCATCAGCCCGGGCACGGGGGCGGTGTATTCCGTTCTTCCGGCGCAAAACGCCACCGGCAACTGGGTCAAGGTGGTGCAGCGCATCGCGGTGCGCATCGCTCTTCTGCCCGAGACGGGCGCCCCACCGCTGCGCGCCGGCATGAGCGCCGTCGTCACCATCGACACCGGCGTGCGACGCACCCTGGGCTCGTTGTTGAGCGATCTTGGGCTGACGTCGAACAAGCGGGCGGACCGGTCGTAA
- a CDS encoding MarR family winged helix-turn-helix transcriptional regulator, with protein MSNTHIPERSLGFMINDVARLMRRNFNRRVQKLGLSQSQWKALSHLARNEGASQAFLADVMEVQPITLARLIDRMVAAGWVERVPNPSDRRAVRLYITDKARPFLEKMRVLAAETREETLQGLAPPLREQLFAILEKMKCNLIAQENPPAPSSGQAPERAPKNNTKNQGQ; from the coding sequence ATGTCCAATACACACATCCCCGAACGCAGCCTTGGCTTTATGATTAACGACGTCGCCCGCCTCATGCGGCGCAACTTCAACCGTCGTGTTCAAAAGCTGGGGTTGTCCCAGTCCCAATGGAAGGCGCTGTCGCACTTGGCCCGTAACGAGGGCGCCAGCCAAGCCTTCCTCGCCGACGTCATGGAAGTTCAGCCGATCACCCTGGCGCGCTTGATTGACCGCATGGTCGCCGCGGGCTGGGTCGAACGGGTTCCTAACCCTTCGGACCGCCGGGCCGTGCGGCTGTACATCACGGACAAGGCGCGTCCCTTTTTGGAGAAAATGCGCGTCCTGGCTGCGGAAACGCGCGAAGAAACCCTTCAGGGATTGGCTCCGCCCCTCCGGGAACAGTTGTTCGCAATACTGGAAAAAATGAAGTGCAATCTCATCGCGCAAGAAAACCCGCCCGCGCCGTCCTCCGGACAAGCGCCCGAACGCGCCCCTAAAAATAACACCAAAAATCAAGGCCAATAA
- a CDS encoding division plane positioning ATPase MipZ: protein MSAHIIVVGNEKGGSGKTTTAIHVAVYFSMMGYRVHALDLDHRQASFGQFLIHRRRVIAQKAIDLPTPDFRQLRPSADADGYMRAFEEEERAHELMSRISDAYDVIVIDTPGFDGGLSRLAHSYANTLITPLNDSFIDIGVLARIRQEDMSVIGPSHYGAMVLKQTGARGRLRLTEDFEWLVMRNRISTLFTQNKRQVTTALNAAARHFGFKVVAGFSERVIYRDLYMQGLSVMDLPLLNTPRGLSPSERNAIDEVTRLFTEISL, encoded by the coding sequence GTGAGTGCGCACATTATCGTCGTGGGAAACGAAAAAGGGGGAAGTGGTAAGACCACGACCGCCATCCATGTGGCCGTGTATTTTTCCATGATGGGGTATCGTGTGCATGCCCTTGATCTGGATCATCGCCAGGCCAGTTTTGGTCAGTTTTTGATCCACCGTCGTCGCGTCATCGCGCAAAAGGCGATAGATCTGCCGACGCCCGATTTTCGCCAGTTACGCCCCAGCGCCGACGCCGACGGCTATATGCGCGCCTTCGAGGAGGAGGAGCGCGCTCACGAACTGATGTCACGAATATCCGATGCGTACGATGTCATCGTTATCGATACGCCCGGCTTCGACGGCGGCTTGTCCCGGCTGGCCCACAGTTACGCCAATACATTGATCACACCCCTGAACGACAGTTTTATCGACATCGGCGTCCTGGCTCGAATTCGCCAGGAGGACATGTCGGTAATCGGTCCCAGTCATTACGGCGCGATGGTTCTAAAGCAAACCGGAGCGCGCGGCAGGCTTCGCCTAACCGAGGATTTCGAATGGTTGGTCATGCGCAATCGGATATCGACGTTGTTCACCCAAAATAAACGTCAAGTGACGACCGCGCTAAACGCCGCGGCGCGTCACTTTGGGTTTAAGGTGGTGGCCGGATTTTCGGAAAGGGTGATCTATCGGGACTTGTACATGCAGGGCTTGAGCGTAATGGATCTGCCTCTACTCAACACCCCGCGGGGACTGTCGCCTTCCGAGCGCAATGCGATCGATGAGGTGACCCGCCTCTTTACTGAAATTTCCCTGTGA
- a CDS encoding molybdate ABC transporter substrate-binding protein, whose protein sequence is MQSMLIVSGIGLGAASGWASSATELNKDYRTYYQDGRIEYGNIGDSYNADLVLYLAGNQFMVMDELIKDFMKKHPNIKTTYVETIPPGQILKQILGQGQINGQNTAMNPDVYASVNLGHLKQLHEKGLMDRYEIYTHNKLALMVAAGNPKGIAGPKDLARDDLVQSHPNPITEGIFKFYGAQMLKDLGIYEKVTGNAMCKECWAIKGKTWFTQRHHRETPDRIEQGLADVGIVWTTEIIEAKKHDRKIDGIAIPAPLNMADKVGYAAGVLKTGRNHDNAMHYVGYLRTKAAQDIYAEYGFIPATREETALKPIPAM, encoded by the coding sequence ATGCAATCTATGCTAATCGTATCGGGCATCGGCCTGGGCGCCGCAAGCGGGTGGGCCAGCAGCGCTACCGAATTGAACAAGGACTACCGCACCTATTATCAAGATGGGCGCATCGAATATGGCAACATCGGCGATTCTTATAACGCCGATCTCGTGCTTTATCTCGCCGGCAATCAGTTCATGGTGATGGATGAACTGATCAAGGATTTCATGAAAAAGCACCCCAACATCAAGACCACCTACGTCGAGACCATCCCCCCGGGACAAATTCTCAAGCAAATACTCGGGCAAGGCCAAATCAACGGCCAGAACACGGCGATGAACCCCGACGTCTACGCCAGCGTCAATTTGGGGCACCTCAAACAATTGCACGAAAAGGGGCTGATGGACCGCTACGAAATCTATACCCACAACAAACTCGCCCTGATGGTCGCGGCGGGTAACCCCAAGGGCATTGCCGGACCGAAGGATTTGGCGCGCGACGATCTGGTGCAGTCCCATCCCAACCCGATAACCGAGGGCATTTTCAAGTTCTACGGCGCACAAATGCTCAAGGATCTGGGAATTTATGAAAAAGTGACGGGCAACGCCATGTGCAAGGAATGCTGGGCGATCAAGGGGAAGACCTGGTTCACGCAACGCCACCACCGGGAAACTCCCGACCGGATCGAACAGGGGCTCGCCGATGTCGGCATCGTCTGGACAACGGAAATCATCGAAGCCAAAAAACACGACCGCAAGATCGACGGCATCGCCATTCCCGCGCCCTTGAACATGGCCGACAAAGTCGGTTATGCCGCCGGCGTCCTGAAAACCGGACGCAACCACGACAACGCCATGCACTATGTCGGCTACCTGCGCACCAAGGCGGCCCAGGACATATACGCCGAATACGGCTTCATTCCGGCCACCCGCGAAGAAACCGCCCTCAAACCCATCCCGGCGATGTAA